The Takifugu rubripes chromosome 16, fTakRub1.2, whole genome shotgun sequence genome contains the following window.
AAATTCCAGTTTCAGATCCCAGTGGGACTCTTGCTGTAATCTTGTTGGATTCTAACCCCCTTTCTGGTCTTTGGTCTGTCTCTTGGTTCTGGATTCCTGGGTCACCCTAACCCAGGCCCGCTTTTGGGGACTTTTGGTATACCTGATGAATTCAGAACCAGATCAGTCTCAGATCTGGATATTTCCATCAATGTTAGACGCCCCTCACTTTGAATTCTTGGCATTAAACATTTCACaagcaggcttttttttttttgcacaagcTGTCTAGATGATGAGTTAGCCTGGAATTTTTGTATGATTAATTCTCAAAGTTAATCAGTAAACATGCTCCCTTACACAAGTTTAGGATAAAGGTGTGAAATAATCCCCAGTTTTCCACTTAAATTGGAAAccttctcaaaaaaaaaagatcatgcCTTGACCAGAGCACAGCACAAAGTCCTTAAATCTTGAAATCCACATTTGTCCTCCCGCTGCTAAAAGAAGGCGAATCCCCGACCGTAAGTAAACACTGTGAACGTCATGCTAAAGCTGGTACCCCTTCTCTGGGTGTCAGTCAACACAGATTAGAAGAAGCTGGTCCTCAACAACCTTATTGACTTGGCTCCTGCCTATGTGTGTAGCTTTCTTCAGAGAACTGAAGGCCCATCAGAAAACCTCACGATCAAACTACATTTTGTATTTGTCTGATCCTCATTCTCGAACTGATGCTGTGCTCTGCTGCTAACGCTGGTCAGGTCACCTACTCGCAGAGCTGCATGGACGGTCACCTGTATCAGGAGTGTAGACCACCTCTGTCTTCATGTAGTTGTTCTCATCTAGCAGCTGGCAGGTGTAATTGGTGCTGTGGAGTGTCTGGCGTGTCACATTGAGGAAGGAGGAACAGTCCCCCTGGACGTCAGCCTGGTGTCCTTCACTTTCACCGTGCAGTACAGCTCCTGTCTCGTTCACCCAGCGGATGCTGATTAGCAGACAGGGTCCCAGATCAGCAGGTCTCCACAGAGAACACTGTAGTTGGACTTCTTCATCCTCCCATGGAACTGGATGCTCTGAGACTGACAGAACAGAATGTTGTTATCCACACAAAATCACTGTTTCTCTCCTTTAAGGAGAAAAATGTGgacagaaaatggaaagaacTAAACCAGGTGGTCTCATCAATGTTGGACATAAGTGAGAACACAGACATGACCCCAACACAGGTCCAAACACACATGGACTTCATCTTTCCACATTCTGACAAATGAAAGTTAACACCACTCatcaagagtcagatttacaattgtaagaactgaaaaaagcatcttatttcaccatttttctaacagcatacaactactgataatgcttcatatccaatcagcattcctctttcaattacactcacaaaccaacacaaacatatacacaggaacatatttgtcctataaagaactttcttttatagctatggatagagcacccatcttgtgttttaaaaaattcatatatactgtaaacaaattgtgcaaaagtgcagagatgtgtgcagcacaaattaaATTTTTACCAACAGTAAAAATTAATGTTATTTTTCCAATTCTGGTGCTtcaatacattttaataaagtttgcctattaaaaTGAGCCAGCACTGCAGCTAGAAAGCACCTGCCAGCCTGCGTACGCCCCCTTGAGGTGAGCCAGAGTACTGCCggcctcacctgctgacttttctctgcactttattgtgcgatcagcaggaatagttctctcacacatgcataaaagacattacatagactgcagaaagtcatggtgtataacgactatttctgtaaagttcatgctgaggaacaaaaactggcacGCGTCATGCAACCCAGTTTTGGATCgtgcagtcagacgtgaggcaCAATTCGCCCCCGCCTCACCCGGGGGTTTCCGCCCTGGATTTGATCAGAAAAACTCAAATTCGGCAATTTTTACTCAATAAAATGGCAGACATGTGTAGTCATGCTCCAAATGCATTTCGAACACATATCAGTGGAAAATATCAATATCTATTTatgtacactttcttttttggttAGGTGAGTCACTGCCTCCCCTGACCGAAGGTCACTGAGTTTAGAGCAGGGGCACAATCTGGGTGCATGCTGGCGACGGCGACGTGAGTGACGATGAGAGAAGCTCAGCTTTGTGCAAATGAGCGAGTAGCGACGCGACCTCGGCGACAGCCAATTACCGGTGATCCGATTTTCTCCGGAGCATAATACCCTCAATCTTTTAATATAGAGACGCAAAAAGTAAACATAATCCCTACAAGAAGGTAACAGAAATGTGAGGAGATATCTGATAAGTTGTAGGCAACTTTAGTTACAAGTAAAGAAGTGCAAAGCACACGCTAAAGTGACAGGGTGAGAGGAAGTGGCTGTGGTGTTGATGATCTGAAGAGGTCAACTTGAATTAGCCTCACTTTTGAGGACGCTCATGAAGGTCAAATGATACCCGTCCTGTCCACACATATAGAGCCCAGCGTCCTCGACAGCGATGCTTCTGATCACCAAAGAGCAGTTGGGATCCAGACTCATCCTGGAGGCTTGGGGCAACCTCTTGACCACCTTCCCCAAGCTCACCACTGTGGTGTAATGGCCATCTGTCTTAAAGTACCAGGCTGTGCCAGAGCaggcggtggtggtggaggagggtgAGGTGCCACAGGGCAGCAACGCGGTACTTCCAGCTCCGCTGTAGACATGAGGCAAATCTCCACTAATgcctgaaaaaaaaaccattttacTCACCGAAACATGATCCGATCCTCCACAGTCGACACACACAACGGATGCGTTTCCATTGTTATACGGAAAATGTGTTTTAGGCCGTCAGACCATTCTTCTGTCATAGGACAAATTGATCCTTCGAGATCAATTTGTCCTATATAGAAGATAGAATCAAACCCAGACGCACCTTCAAAGTGAAGCACCAGCATCAGACCTGTTGCCAGGGGGAACATTTCCAGTCACTTTTCCTGCCTGATCGGTGCAGCAGCATCCAACTAGGGGAGTCAGGAGGGATCCTTCAGCTTACACAACCCTCAGACCTCCTTGCAGCAGAACATCTTCTGTTCTAAAGAAATGTTTGAACTTCCGTTCTGCAAAATCAGCTCGTAAAAACCACGAAAAAGGAAGCGGCCCCCCAGAGATTCAAAATTAAATTAGTTCAAGGATCTCCAGGAAGTTGAGTTCACGCTCAGGTGGCACGAGTGTGTCCTCAAGGACAAGTGGGAGCAGCCTGGAGGACCAGGTCTAGAGAAGGTGATGGTGTCCACAGCAAGAGGTAGGGGAGATCACAACAGACCTGTCAAAGAAAAGAGGATCTGCGTTTCCACCCACATCTACAAAGAGACCTTAAATCCTTAAAGACTTGTGATATCGTTTATATATTAACGCTGCTTCAGGAAGGGTTAGGTGGCTGAAGAACATCTGATAAACATCAGGTTCAATATTATGCCCTCGTCTTTGCTGGTGAAACGCTGATTTGATCTGCTTCTGTGGTTCCTGGCCATAATGATGCTATCCTGTTATTTCCTGAACGCTCAACAGATGAAAACATGTTGACTCAAAACCAGGCGGAGATGAACTACTAAACATGTGAAATGACTTTAGTTGTTACATGAAGTCAGTTTAATCACAATCAGTCATAAAACACAGATCATATTTATTCAGATGGACACAAACGGGAGCTACAAGCTGGCAAAAGTTGGAAAACATGCTTAGAATTGAAACCACAAGGGAACATGCTCATCAGCAACATGGTCTCCTGTGCCTGATGGTGGCGCTGTGCTCCTCTCACGCTGCCATCAGCAAACGGTGTGTGGCTTTAGTGTTAGCATCAGCTACACGTCTAGCTTTCAAAAGTTGTGCATCATGAACTCTGATTGGGTTTGTGCAGGAGTTCATTGGTCTGGTCAATCAGGGATACACAGCACAACAACATCCCAACGAGTCTGGACAATAAAGAACACTGCTAACAAATCTTCAGTCACATATATTAAGCTCACGTTCCTCCAAACCACAAACATATTCCCTGTTAAGAGAATGATGTCCGATGCTGGTCTGACTGGAAATGTGAGCATGCAAACATGGGTGGTCCGTGTTGACAGAGCTCTCCACACAGAGCATTTCTGAGGAGCTTTAAAGAGTAACTACACCCCCAGGATCTGGCTAATGTGTGTCTAGCTGACAAATTCAAAGAAGCCCCCCCTTGATGGTGGACAGTGCTTATTAAGAGGGGCGGGGCCTGGCTGCGTTTTAACCAGACAGGTCACTCACACTTTTAATACAAAACTAGAGTAAAATGAAGTGCTTTGACAAAGTGTTTAAGAGTTGGACCAAAAACACTACTTCATACCAAGATACAAATGttctgagcagaaaaaaaatgtgtttcagGGTTTAGTTACACGattctccatcagcaggtcagACTGACAACGGGAACGATCCACTAAACAGGGGgcgtgctgccccctggtggcgagGAGACGGAATGGGTTATTGACTGCATCCGCTTCTCAGGACGCGTTTGGTCGCTTTGTTTGGGCACGTTTGGAAGCTCATCTGGACTCTGGTCCACTTGGTGCAGATTGTCTACAGTGCAACTGCAAGTGGGCCATCCAATAAattaaagacaggaagtgagagagacaggaagtgatgtaggGAATCAATGCTGCTAACATGTCGAAGCAGCCTGGCAGAGGTAGAAAGAACTGTTAactgtgtgcagatgtgtggaTGAGGAGCCTGTTCATTTCTGCTCAGACGACCCCCCCCAACTTACTGGTTTGACCACATGTGCATTTCTACCACACCAGTAAAAGCCCAGTGTTCTTTCAAAGACAATGAAGATCATCTCCAGAGTTtcgggacaataaaggatctcgGGGGTTAAGAGAGGCATGAAGAGCTGGACCAACCCCGCAGGGGTCTCAATGTGCCGATGAATCTGGCTGTGCTTCAGACTCCAGAAGCTGGAGATGGATTCACCACAGGGTGGAGAGGACGTCCGTCCATCCCGTCATGCACAGCAGCTTCATAATGAGGTCTCATGAGAGAGAGTGAACGAGGGATCCATTTTGAGGCCGTTGGGTCTTTTCTGTGAAGGTCCGTCTCCAAGATGACCACGAGGAAGCTGGAAGAAGGAGCAGACATGAGCTGGTGGGGAAAATCATCATGCCAACAACGACCAACACATATATGGACTTTCCCTGTCGGCTCCAAGAGGAGAGCAGGGGCTCCTCGTCCACCTGGACCTCACTCAACCTTTTATTCTGTAAACTGTTCAAGAACCTGTCTCCTCTGAATGTCCCTCATTTTTTCATTAAAGTGGGAATCAAACAACGGACAAAGCCAGCAGCTCTGGGAACTGGAGACTTCTGATGGATGGCTTCAGcaagatctgtgtgtgtgtgtgtgtgtgtgtacagtgtgtgtgtgtgtgtgtgtggacctacTGCTGTGAGAGGGGGGCCGTCTCCACTCATGTTTACATTGTGTCTCCTCAGTTCCGACTTAATTAAGGCTGAAACAAGAAAGtagccaaaggtcaaaggtcagcaggttgAGGAGATGAACTTTAAAACTACATCCCGCACATGCAGCAGGCCTCATCCAGAACATGTGCACTCCTGACTCGGCAACCAATAAAGCACCACCCTCAAtacacctgcacacagacacactcac
Protein-coding sequences here:
- the LOC105417523 gene encoding uncharacterized protein isoform X2, with amino-acid sequence MFPLATGLMLVLHFEGISGDLPHVYSGAGSTALLPCGTSPSSTTTACSGTAWYFKTDGHYTTVVSLGKVVKRLPQASRMSLDPNCSLVIRSIAVEDAGLYMCGQDGYHLTFMSVLKISEHPVPWEDEEVQLQCSLWRPADLGPCLLISIRWVNETGAVLHGESEGHQADVQGDCSSFLNVTRQTLHSTNYTCQLLDENNYMKTEVVYTPDTGIPKVPKSGPGLG
- the LOC105417523 gene encoding uncharacterized protein isoform X1 — its product is MFPLATGLMLVLHFEGISGDLPHVYSGAGSTALLPCGTSPSSTTTACSGTAWYFKTDGHYTTVVSLGKVVKRLPQASRMSLDPNCSLVIRSIAVEDAGLYMCGQDGYHLTFMSVLKISEHPVPWEDEEVQLQCSLWRPADLGPCLLISIRWVNETGAVLHGESEGHQADVQGDCSSFLNVTRQTLHSTNYTCQLLDENNYMKTEVVYTPDTDLWAGSEALTVLYGWSRVVGLILLVGVTVTVSRHGGQ